The following coding sequences lie in one Catharus ustulatus isolate bCatUst1 chromosome 5, bCatUst1.pri.v2, whole genome shotgun sequence genomic window:
- the LOC116996543 gene encoding radial spoke head protein 4 homolog A-like gives MDQSLGLDSSQEPESADPQDAYERGHGPYQPHEPGYGLDHPGYSPYEDEIPDPQARMLAIKNAKAYLLKTSTKSGLNLYDHFANILTKILDEQPTNTVDIIENISKDVKWAQFRKKMDTLRDEHSIPPTFEAAEKYKALFVKEGGEEEPDDLEDEMGQPSLPNVMETAFYFEQAGIGLNKDESYYIFLALKNLINIRPIQTCRFWGKILGLEMNYIIAEVQLQEGEEDEDIGEEGEEVLGEGEKEGEAEEEDEQKEKEAEPPKSTYKPPPEIPKEENGTGTNKYIYFVCNEPGTPWVKLPPVTPAQIVCARKIKKFFTGRLDAPVVSFPPFPGNEANYLRAQIARISAGTHVSPTGFYQFANEDDEEDEGADTYEENPEFEPPPVAEMVESLATWAHHVKGILKQGRCVWINPSQKSEEDEDDEEEEEEEGEEQQEERGPALLTLISEDEGMKDIPAWTAQASTDLIPRYSVAILQSNRWPGAYAFASGRKFENIYFGWGHKYSPESHTPALPPPVQAEFPSGPGITETVDPTVEEEMAFKAAQEDALAETEEEEDEEGEDD, from the exons ATGGATCAGTCACTAGGACTAGACTCTTCACAGGAACCAGAAAGTGCCGACCCACAAGATGCCTATGAACGTGGGCATGGCCCTTACCAGCCACACGAACCGGGTTATGGTCTTGACCATCCCGGATACAGCCCATATGAGGATGAGATTCCCGATCCCCAAGCCCGGATGCTGGCAATCAAGAATGCAAAAGCCTATTTACTGAAGACCAGCACAAAATCTGGCCTGAACTT ATATGATCATTTTGCTAATATACTAACAAAGATCCTGGATGAACAGCCCACAAATACAGTAGACATAATTGAGAATATCAGCAAGGATGTGAAGTGGGCTCAGTTTCGGAAAAAAATGGACACTCTTCGAGATGAACATTCAATTCCTCCAACATTTGAAGCTGCAGAAAAGTATAAAGCTTTGTTCGTCAAGGAAGGTGGAGAAGAAGAACCTGACGATTTAGAAGACGAGATG GGACAGCCCTCTCTACCAAATGTGATGGAAACAGCCTTTTATTTTGAGCAGGCTGGAATTGGCCTGAACAAAGATGAATCCTATTACATATTCCTTGCCCTTAAAAACCTAATTAATATTCGGCCAATCCAGACCTGTCGCTTCTGGGGCAAAATTTTGGGCCTGGAAATGAACTATATTATAGCTGAAGTACAGTTacaggaaggggaagaggatgaagatataggagaggaaggagaggaagttttgggggaaggagagaaagagggtGAGGCTGAAGAAGAAGAtgagcagaaagagaaagaggcTGAACCACCAAAGTCCACATATAAACCCCCACCTGAGAtcccaaaagaagaaaatgggactgggactaATAAATATATCTACTTTGTCTGTAACGAGCCAGGCACACCCTGGGTGAAGTTGCCTCCAGTGACACCAGCCCAGATTGTCTGTGCCAGGAAAATCAAGAAGTTCTTCACTGGTCGGCTGGATGCTCCTGTTGTGagctttcctccttttcctggaAATGAGGCCAATTACCTGCGTGCACAGATAGCTCGAATCTCAGCAGGAACCCATGTCTCTCCCACTGGATTTTACCAGTTTGCaaatgaggatgatgaagaagaTGAAGGAGCAGACACATATGAAGAAAACCCCGAGTTTGAGCCTCCTCCTGTGGCTGAAATGGTGGAGTCCCTCGCCACGTGGGCACACCATGTCAAGGGCATTCTAAAGCAG GGTCGCTGCGTTTGGATTAATCCTTCTCAAAAATcagaagaagatgaagatgatgaagaggaggaagaggaggagggagaggagcaaCAGGAAGAAAGAGGACCAGCCCTTCTTACTCTAATCTCTGAAGATGAAG GCATGAAAGACATCCCTGCTTGGACAGCTCAGGCTTCTACAGACCTGATCCCACGATATTCTGTTGCAATCCTGCAGTCTAACCGATGGCCTGGAGCTTATGCCTTTGCATCTGGCAG GAAATTTGAGAACATCTACTTTGGCTGGGGGCACAAATACAGTCCAGAAAGCCACACTCCTGCACTGCCCCCGCCAGTACAAGCAGAATTCCCCAGTGGGCCAGGAATCACTGAGACAGTAGACCCCACTGTGGAAGAGGAAATGGCTTTCAAGGCTGCGCAGGAAGACGCCTTAGCCGAAAcggaggaagaggaagatgaggaaggggaggatgattaa